From one Cytobacillus sp. IB215665 genomic stretch:
- a CDS encoding NUDIX hydrolase: protein MEKELIKVFDESQHECGVATREEVHKFGYWHETFHCWFISKDAGKDYIYFQKRSAIKKDYPNLLDITAAGHILAHETMSDGVREVHEELGIQVTMEELVSLGIFKYCVIHEQLVDKEIANVFLFDYKSNMENFKLQKEEVSGIVKADFKHFSELWLGGRTHLNIVGFEIDENGRGLPIDQIVSKAEFVPHEQVYYESIISKINKYIKKN from the coding sequence ATGGAAAAGGAATTAATTAAGGTCTTTGACGAGTCCCAACATGAATGTGGTGTAGCCACTAGAGAAGAAGTACATAAATTTGGTTATTGGCACGAAACATTTCATTGCTGGTTTATTAGTAAAGATGCTGGGAAAGATTATATTTACTTTCAAAAACGGAGTGCTATTAAAAAGGATTATCCTAACCTTTTAGACATTACAGCTGCTGGACATATATTAGCTCATGAAACGATGAGCGATGGAGTGAGAGAAGTTCATGAAGAGCTTGGTATTCAAGTAACGATGGAAGAACTTGTTTCATTAGGGATCTTCAAATATTGTGTGATTCATGAACAATTAGTCGATAAGGAAATAGCAAATGTTTTCCTATTCGATTATAAAAGTAATATGGAAAACTTCAAACTACAAAAGGAAGAAGTATCAGGAATTGTGAAAGCCGATTTTAAGCACTTCAGTGAACTGTGGTTAGGAGGTAGAACACATTTAAACATAGTTGGATTTGAAATTGATGAGAATGGGAGAGGATTGCCTATAGATCAAATTGTGAGTAAAGCCGAATTTGTGCCACATGAGCAGGTGTATTATGAAAGTATTATTTCGAAAATAAATAAATACATCAAAAAAAATTGA
- a CDS encoding metalloregulator ArsR/SmtB family transcription factor has translation MKFKALADKKRLQIMNILTQKGGMCVCDLAPLVNMTQSKLSYHLKILYDANILTRETRGTWSYYELNMDEVNHLLSEELCCLFRPKS, from the coding sequence ATGAAGTTTAAAGCACTTGCGGACAAAAAAAGGTTACAAATAATGAATATTTTAACTCAAAAAGGGGGTATGTGTGTATGTGATTTAGCCCCATTAGTAAATATGACTCAATCTAAATTATCATATCATCTGAAAATATTATATGATGCAAATATTTTAACAAGAGAAACGAGAGGAACATGGAGCTACTACGAGCTAAATATGGACGAAGTTAACCATTTGCTTTCTGAGGAACTATGTTGCTTATTTAGGCCAAAATCGTAA